In Agrococcus jenensis, the genomic window CGCGACGCTACGCCCCGGCTCCCAGGGTGGACAGGGGCATGATGGACGGATGCGCACGCACTACCGCTTCGACCACGCGTGGCAGCTCGACGCGGCCCCGGAGGCCGTGCTGGCGCTCCTCGAGGACCTGTCCGGCTACGGCGCGTGGTGGCCCGCGGTGCGGGTGACCGGTGGCTCGCTCACCGCAGGGGCGCGCACGGCCGACCTGGAGGTGCGCGCGCCGCTCGGCTACCGCCTGCGCATCACCCTGGCTGAGGACGCGCACGAGGCAGGGGGCGAGCCGCTGCCGCACGAGCTGCGCGCCGCCATCAGCGGCGACCTCCAGGGCTGGTGCGCGTGGCGCGTCGAGCCCGAGGGGGTCGGCACCCGCGTCGCGTTCGCGCAGGAGGTGCAGGTGCGCCAGCGCGTCCTGCGCGCGCTGAGCCCGCTGCTGCACGGCGCCCTCGCCCGGCAGCACGGCGCCGTCATGCGCTCGGCGGAGGCGGGGATGCGCCGAGCGCTGGGAGCCTGAGTTCGCTTACCGGCGAGACTGGCGTACGCTCGCGGGCGTGGCAGAGAGCATCCTCCTCGGGCACGCCCCCAGGCCGACCGACGGCGCACAGCTGGCGAAGCGCATCCGCACCCTCGTGATCGCGGCGGAGCCCGCGGGCATCGCGTGCACCTCCGTCATCGACGCGGAGCTCGACGGCGCCGACATCGCGCGGCTGCACCTCGACCTCACCGACTTCACCCTCGCCGGCGAGATCGACCGCGACCGCGCCAGGCTGGAGCCGCAGGGTGCACCGGTGTCGAGCGAGCCGGCCGTGCTCCGCAACCTGACCGTCCGGGCGACGCCGATGCGCGTCTCCGGCGCCGAGGTGACGCTCGACGCGCAGCTGCGCGACCTGCCGTTCCGCTGGATCGAGACCGACAACCGCGAGCTCGCCGTCGAGCTGGCGAGGCCCAGCAACGAGCGCCCGCTGCACGGGCACGCGATCGTCTCGGTGCCCAAGCACCAGCTCGGCGCCGCCGTGCTCGGCCTCGCCGAGTCGGCGCTGCTCGACATGGGCGTCACCGTCTCGCGGCTCGACGTCGACGTGGAGTCGACCGGCCCCCACAGCCTCCGGCTCATCGTCGACGGCAAGGTCCGCAAGGGGCTGCTGGGCGCGTCGGTGCACGGCTCGGCGAGCGCGAGCATCGACGACCGGATGGGCGTCACGCTCAGCGACATCAGGCTCGAGAGCGGCAACCCGCTCGTCGCGGCGCTGCTCGCGGCGACGCGCGGCAAGGTCCACGGCTACGAGGGCCGCCGCATCGACCTCGCCGCGGAGCTGCCGGAGGGCATCCGGCTCGCCGACGTGCAGGTGCGCGTCACCGACGACGTGATCCTCGAGGCGCGGCTGGTCTGAGCGCCTCGGCCCCGGCCCTGGGTCAGGCCGAGACCAGCGCCGCCTGCCGCTCGGCGAGCCGCACCCCGGCCGCCTCGAGCCGCCGGGACGACTCGTCGGCGTCGACCCAGTCGAGCGCCGCGAACTCGCCGAGCGGCACGACCGAGTGCACGACCGTGCTCGGGTAGACGTGCACGAGGTTGAACGCGCGCGCGCCGTCGCGGCCGCGCGTGCCGCCGACCGGCACGTTGAGGTCCTGCGTGTAGCACGTGGCCGACGCGACCGACACCGGGATGCCGGCCACCGACGCCGTCGACGAGTAGTGCAGGTGCCCCGCGAGGATCGCGCGCACATCGGTGCCGACGAGCGACGCGGCGAGCGCCGACTGGTCGCGCAGCTCGACGCTCACGGCGAGGTCGAGCACGCTCGGCATCGGCGGGTGGTGCATCGCGAGGATCGTGCCGTGCGGCGCCGGCGTCGCGAGCACACCCCGCAACCACTCGAGCTGCTCGGGGCTCACCTCGCCGTGGTGGCGGCCGGGCACGGTCGAGTCGAGCGTCACGATGCGCAGCCCGTCGAGGTCGACCACGGCGTCGACGGGGGCGTCGGAGGCGGGCTCGTCGAGCAGCTCGCGCCGGAACGCCCCGCGCTCGTCGTGGTTGCCCATGACCCACACGACGCGGGCGCCGAGGTCGTCGGCGACCGGCTCGACGATGGCGCGCAGCCGGCGATAGGCGTCGGGCTCGCCGCGGTCGGCGAGGTCACCGGTGAAGACGATCGCGTCGGGCCGGGCACCCGACGCCTCGAACTCGGCGAAGAGGCGGCGCAGGTGCACCTCGCTCGGGACGCGGTCGTAGAGGCTGCCGCCGCCGGCGAGGAGATGGGTGTCAGAGATGTGGAGCAGGAAGTGGTTCGGCCTCGGGTGCTCGGCCGATCGGATCTGCACGGTGCCCTCCGCTGTCGTCGGGTGCGCTCTGCATCGAGCACTGGTCGAAACCTATTCCAGTCCACCCACGGAAACCGGGTCTGCACACGGCGTGTACGCCAGGTGAACGGCCGATGAGAGGCGGTCGTACCATGGGGAGCGCCCCGGCACGCCGGGCGCACCCGAGAAGGCAGGAGCCGCCCAGCACGTGAAGCACCGCATCCCCGACCCGCATCCCGCTGACGCTGCCGCGTTCGTGCGCCCCACGGACGACGTCGAACCGCAGGTGTCGACCGCGCCGGAGCTCGTGCTGGTGCACGTCGACGGACGGCTCGCGCGGTTCGATCGGGACGACGTCGTGGTGCGCAAGGGGCTGTACGCGCTCGCGGACGGCCACATGACGCCGCACGAGTCGATGGTCGAGGACCTGCTCGCGATCGGCGCGGCGCTCGACGAGGCCGGCATCCCGTGCCTGCTCGTGCGCGACGACGACGGCCGGCCGATCATCGCGGTCGACCGCGCCCGCCGCAAGGCGCTCGCCGCGGCGCTCGCCGAGGCGTTCGCGGGCGAGCCGTTCTACGCCGAGGCGATCGCGCCCAAGAAGGCGGGCCGCGGCCCGGTGCTGCTCGCCGACGGCCGCCTCGCCGGCCACCCGAAGGCATCCGCCATGCGCGTCTACCGGCCGAGGGTCGAGCCCGCGGGACGGCTGCGCTACGGCCGCGAGACCGCGGTGCAGCTCGAGCTCTGGCGCTTCGGCGAGGAGTCGCTCACCGCGCCGCTGCCCAACGCCCTCATGCGCGCGACGATGCCGCGCCACGAGGCGGTCGTCGACACGGTGCAGCGCTACGGCCGCGAGTGGCAGACGATCCAGGACATGTGGGAGCCGCTCGCGAGCGACGTGTCGTTCGACATCGACATGGTGTTCTCGTGGGTCGACGGCTCGAGCGACGACTTCCAGCGCGAGCGCGCGAAGCGGATGCAGGCGTACGTCGTCGGCGAGGGCGACGACTCCGAGGCCCGCTACCGGCAGATCGACGAGCTCAAGTACGCGCTGCGGTCCGTGCACATGCACGCTCCCTGGGTGCGCCGGATCTTCATCGCCACCGACTCGCCCGCGCCCGCCTGGCTCGCCGACCACCCGAGGGTCACGATCGTGCCCGCAGAGGCGATGTTCGCCGACCCCTCGGTGCTGCCCACGCACAACTCGCACGCGGTCGAGGCGCAGCTGCACCGCATCGAGGGGCTCAGCGAGCACTTCCTCTACTCGAACGACGACATGTTCTTCGGCCGGGCGCTCAAGCCCGACATCTTCTTCTCGCCCGGTGGCGTCACGAAGTTCGTCGAGGCGACCACGCGCATCGGGCTCGGCGACACGACGCCCGACCGCTCCGGCCACGACAACGCCGCGCGCACGAACCGGCAGGTGCTGCGCCGCCGCTTCGGCGCCATCACCACCCGCCACCTCGAGCACTGCGCGGCGCCGCTCACGCGCGGCGTGATGGCCGAGATGGAGCGGGAGTTCCCGGAGGAGTTCCGCCGCACGGCCGCGGCGCGCTTCCGCTCGGCGACCGACATCTCGGTGACGAACTCGCTCTACCACTACTACGCGCTCATGACCGGGCGAGCGGTCCAGCAGACCGGCGCGAAGGTGCAGTACATCGAGACGACCCTGCGCAAGGCGCTGCCGGCGATGCAGCGGCTGCTGCGGAAGCGCGACCAGGACATGTTCTGCCTCAACGACGGCTCGTTCCCCGAGATCTCCGTCGAGGAGCGCACCGCCGCGGTGCGCGCGTTCCTCGAGGCGTACTTCCCGATCGCCGCTCCCTGGGAGCGCGATGCACGCGGCAGCGCCGATGCGGCGCGCGGCGGCTTCGGCGTGCTCGGCTCGGCCTAGCCCAGCAGCGCGTCGACCTCGGCTGCCGTCGGCACGCTGGACGAGGAGCCGCGGCGCGTGACCGCGATCGCGCCGGCCGCCGCGGCGCGGCGGATCG contains:
- a CDS encoding stealth family protein gives rise to the protein MSTAPELVLVHVDGRLARFDRDDVVVRKGLYALADGHMTPHESMVEDLLAIGAALDEAGIPCLLVRDDDGRPIIAVDRARRKALAAALAEAFAGEPFYAEAIAPKKAGRGPVLLADGRLAGHPKASAMRVYRPRVEPAGRLRYGRETAVQLELWRFGEESLTAPLPNALMRATMPRHEAVVDTVQRYGREWQTIQDMWEPLASDVSFDIDMVFSWVDGSSDDFQRERAKRMQAYVVGEGDDSEARYRQIDELKYALRSVHMHAPWVRRIFIATDSPAPAWLADHPRVTIVPAEAMFADPSVLPTHNSHAVEAQLHRIEGLSEHFLYSNDDMFFGRALKPDIFFSPGGVTKFVEATTRIGLGDTTPDRSGHDNAARTNRQVLRRRFGAITTRHLEHCAAPLTRGVMAEMEREFPEEFRRTAAARFRSATDISVTNSLYHYYALMTGRAVQQTGAKVQYIETTLRKALPAMQRLLRKRDQDMFCLNDGSFPEISVEERTAAVRAFLEAYFPIAAPWERDARGSADAARGGFGVLGSA
- a CDS encoding SRPBCC family protein, whose protein sequence is MRTHYRFDHAWQLDAAPEAVLALLEDLSGYGAWWPAVRVTGGSLTAGARTADLEVRAPLGYRLRITLAEDAHEAGGEPLPHELRAAISGDLQGWCAWRVEPEGVGTRVAFAQEVQVRQRVLRALSPLLHGALARQHGAVMRSAEAGMRRALGA
- a CDS encoding phosphodiesterase, with translation MQIRSAEHPRPNHFLLHISDTHLLAGGGSLYDRVPSEVHLRRLFAEFEASGARPDAIVFTGDLADRGEPDAYRRLRAIVEPVADDLGARVVWVMGNHDERGAFRRELLDEPASDAPVDAVVDLDGLRIVTLDSTVPGRHHGEVSPEQLEWLRGVLATPAPHGTILAMHHPPMPSVLDLAVSVELRDQSALAASLVGTDVRAILAGHLHYSSTASVAGIPVSVASATCYTQDLNVPVGGTRGRDGARAFNLVHVYPSTVVHSVVPLGEFAALDWVDADESSRRLEAAGVRLAERQAALVSA